The sequence ACTGCTCGTCGCCATCGACGACACCGAGGGGGCCACCGAGGCGTCCTGGAAGTACGTGCTCATCGCCTCGGTCGGCCTGGGCATCGCCTTGCTCGCCACCATCTTCATGTACTACGCGGGCAGCCAGCTTCTGGGCGGCGGCTACGACCTGGCGTTCGGCCCGCTGGTGCGGGTCGCCCATGCGCTGCCCGCCCAGCCGGTCCGGCTCGCCTACGTGCTGGCCGTCGTCGGGTTCGGCACCAAGGCCGGGCTGGTGCCGATGCACACCTGGCTCCCCGACGCGCACGCCGAAGCCCCGACCCCGGTCTCGGCGCTGTTGTCCGGCGCGTTGCTCGCGGACAGCTTCTACGCGGTGCTGCGCTACCACCAGGTGGCCGTGCGGACCCTCGGGCCGGCGTTCCCCGACGCCGTGCTGCTGGCCTTCGGTCTCGCGTCGCTGGTGCTCGCCGCGCTCTACGTCCTCGACCAGAGGGACATCAAACGGCTGCTCGCCTACTCCTCCGTCGAGCACATGGGCATCCTGGCCATCGGGGTCAGCTTCGGCACGCCGGTCGCACTCGCCGGGGTGCTGCTGCAGGTCCTCGCGCACGCCGCCGCGAAGGCGACGGCCTTCTTCGGCGCGGGGGCGCTGCTCCGCGGCTACGGCACCAAGGACATCGAGGAGATCCACGCGGCCGCCGACCGGATGCCGGTCACCGGGGTGCTGTTCGTCACCGCCGTGCTGGCGTTGTCCGCGCTGCCACCGTTCGGCATCTTCCGCAGCGAGTTCCAGATCGTCTCCGGCGGGCTGGCCGCCGGGCACGACGCGCCGGCGGCCGTCCTGGTCGCGCTGGTCACCGTGGCGTTCCTCGGGCTGAGCCTGGCCGCGACCCGGATGGTGCTCCAGCCGGGCCCGGCCGGTGAGCCGGCGTGGCCGGGCGACGGACCCGGCAGCCCGGCCCGGCGCGGGGAGCCGAGCTGGTGGATGGTGACCGCGATGGCCGTCGGGATCGGCGCGCTGCTCGTCCTCGGCGTCCACCCGCCGGGCGCGCTGACCCGGCTGCTGCACACCGCCGCGCTCGCCCTCGGCGGCGGGACGTGAGCGCCGTCGAGCGGGTGCCGACCGCGCAGCGCTGGGGCGACGACGTCGTCGCCCGGGTGTCGACCGGGCAGCGGCTCGCCGCGCTGACCGGCAGTGCGGCCCGCGGCGGCACCCGGCTCGCCGCGCTGCTCGCCCACGGCGGGCAGCTGGACCTCGTGGAGACCGTGGTGCCCGCCGGCAGCGACGGCTACCCGTCGTTGGCCGAGCGGATCCCCGGGGCGCTGTGGTACGAGCGGGAGATCCACGACCTGTTCGGGCTCGCGGCCCTCGGCCGACCGCGGCTCGACCCGTTGCTGCTGCCCCTGGCAGCAGGGACGCCCCGGCCACGGCCCGGCGCGCGCAGGTCTCCGGCCACCCTCATCCCGGAGCCGGCTGCGTTGCCCGGCCACGTCGAGGGCCCCGGGGTGTTCACCATCCCCTACGGTCCGGTGCGTTCCGGGGTGTGCGAGGCCGTCGAGTACCTCGTCGAAGGTCCGGGCGAGGACATCCAGCATGTGCGGGTCCGGGTGTACGCGAAGCACCGCGGGCTGGAGAAGCGCTTCGAGGGGATGGACCCGGTCACCGGGGTGCTGCTCGCCGAACGGGTCGAGGGGGTGGCCTCGGTGGCGCACGCGCTGGCGTTCGCCCAGGCCATCGAACGCATCGCCGGAATCGGGGTGCCACCGGCGGCGGCGCTGGTCCGCTGCCTGTACGCCGAATGCGAACGCATCGCCAACCACCTGCACAGCGTGATCGGGCTCACCGAGGCGGCCGGCCTCGCCGTGGCCACCGCCCGCTTCGGCTACCACAAGGAACAGATCATGCGGCTCCTCGGCGAGGCCTCCGGCAGCCGCTTCGGCCGCGGGGTCATCACCCCCGGCGGGGTGCACGCGCTGCCCGCCATCGCCCCGGAGCAGCTGCTCGGCCGGCTGACCCGGCTCGGCCGGGCCGTCGACGCCGACGCCCGGGCGCTCATGGGCACCCCCTCGTTCCTCGACCGGTTGCGCGGCACCGGTCCCATCCCGCACACCCTCGCCGCCGCGCACGGCGCGCTCGGACCGCTCGCCCGGGCCTCCGGACTCCCCGAGGACGTGCGCAGCGCCCGTCCGTACGCGGCCTACGACCGGCTCGGCGAACCGAGCGGTCAGGCCCGGCCCACCGGCGACGTGCTGGCCCGCACCCAGCAACGCTGGGCCGAGGTGCGGGATGCGTTCCGGCTGGCCCGGGCCGCGACCGACGCGCTGGCGGACCGCCCGGATCCGCAGCACGAGCTGGCCGTGCCGGTGCCGCCAGACGCCTCCGGCCGCGCGGTCGGCTGGGCCGAAGCCCCCCAGGGCGAGCTGCTCTACCTCGTCGA comes from Mycobacteriales bacterium and encodes:
- a CDS encoding NADH-quinone oxidoreductase subunit C translates to MSAVERVPTAQRWGDDVVARVSTGQRLAALTGSAARGGTRLAALLAHGGQLDLVETVVPAGSDGYPSLAERIPGALWYEREIHDLFGLAALGRPRLDPLLLPLAAGTPRPRPGARRSPATLIPEPAALPGHVEGPGVFTIPYGPVRSGVCEAVEYLVEGPGEDIQHVRVRVYAKHRGLEKRFEGMDPVTGVLLAERVEGVASVAHALAFAQAIERIAGIGVPPAAALVRCLYAECERIANHLHSVIGLTEAAGLAVATARFGYHKEQIMRLLGEASGSRFGRGVITPGGVHALPAIAPEQLLGRLTRLGRAVDADARALMGTPSFLDRLRGTGPIPHTLAAAHGALGPLARASGLPEDVRSARPYAAYDRLGEPSGQARPTGDVLARTQQRWAEVRDAFRLARAATDALADRPDPQHELAVPVPPDASGRAVGWAEAPQGELLYLVELAGGRLTRCKPRSASFHNMALFGPSFAGDITTDFAFIEASFGLSIAGVAG
- a CDS encoding proton-conducting transporter membrane subunit; translation: MRAVLILLVTGPLLAALACLRLPPRRAQAVTIVSGAASLLGALALVPGVDRHTPAVGFLRADALSVVFVLATAFCYATTAVHSVGYLRSEQGTAEAPRYARRFYVGLNLFCWAMLAAPLVNGLALLWIAIEVTTVISALLVAIDDTEGATEASWKYVLIASVGLGIALLATIFMYYAGSQLLGGGYDLAFGPLVRVAHALPAQPVRLAYVLAVVGFGTKAGLVPMHTWLPDAHAEAPTPVSALLSGALLADSFYAVLRYHQVAVRTLGPAFPDAVLLAFGLASLVLAALYVLDQRDIKRLLAYSSVEHMGILAIGVSFGTPVALAGVLLQVLAHAAAKATAFFGAGALLRGYGTKDIEEIHAAADRMPVTGVLFVTAVLALSALPPFGIFRSEFQIVSGGLAAGHDAPAAVLVALVTVAFLGLSLAATRMVLQPGPAGEPAWPGDGPGSPARRGEPSWWMVTAMAVGIGALLVLGVHPPGALTRLLHTAALALGGGT